In a single window of the Nodularia spumigena CCY9414 genome:
- a CDS encoding DUF2887 domain-containing protein: protein MKTDKLFYRIFLTQPGILAELIPGIPPDCEFEYCAPVIKEQEFRHDGVLTPIGDDLNLPIVFLEAQMQPDKGFYGRYFAEVYLYLKQYNISGSWRGLIILKSRSHELGSEIPYGDLEQKVQRL from the coding sequence ATGAAAACAGATAAGCTATTTTACCGTATATTCCTAACTCAACCAGGTATCCTTGCCGAACTTATACCGGGAATTCCCCCAGACTGTGAGTTTGAATACTGCGCCCCTGTGATCAAAGAACAGGAATTTCGCCACGATGGGGTATTAACTCCCATAGGGGATGACCTCAACCTACCCATAGTATTTCTAGAAGCCCAAATGCAACCAGATAAGGGTTTTTATGGGCGCTATTTTGCAGAAGTTTACTTATATCTGAAACAATACAACATCAGCGGATCATGGCGGGGACTAATCATCCTCAAATCCCGCAGTCATGAACTGGGGTCAGAAATACCTTATGGAGATTTAGAGCAAAAAGTACAGAGACTTT
- a CDS encoding DUF1176 domain-containing protein translates to MHTARIIFPLTAIIASSLISCASLTGSNSSESLPKTSPQEPQSQSAPDNTSLVSDKSKPSSETILNEVISRQKSLQVCDFQFDSEAARKSSKVYIGDNGEHLVQLLCFMAAYQGAYTFLRVDTTQPELKIEPLELEIAGFPEYDPKTKILSNASKFTGAGTCIQETQHYWNGNELKLISSELISQVPNGCEESGALTPSDNQLITNKSIGTAKLGMSLGELKELLGEGATFEPTPLGVDLGEGIKVSQDGNVQYLLGFADQTTPITNNSQITMIRVENPNYRTTAGVGVGTPLKQAVAAYGQATLSYNLNNEAREYIKFARGLGADAGVLIRSNQWTLTDFAGIYPDNQSEFNQTQKYHDHAAIASITIRESKP, encoded by the coding sequence ATGCATACAGCTAGAATTATCTTCCCATTAACTGCTATTATTGCCTCCAGTCTCATTTCTTGTGCATCTCTCACAGGGTCGAATTCATCTGAGTCTTTGCCAAAAACTTCTCCACAAGAACCCCAGTCGCAGTCAGCACCAGATAACACATCTCTGGTTTCTGACAAGAGTAAACCCAGTTCAGAAACTATCCTGAATGAGGTGATTAGTCGTCAAAAAAGTTTGCAGGTTTGCGATTTTCAGTTTGACTCGGAAGCCGCACGAAAATCGTCAAAAGTCTATATTGGCGACAACGGAGAACATCTAGTACAGCTGCTTTGTTTTATGGCTGCTTATCAGGGCGCATACACTTTCTTGCGAGTAGATACCACCCAGCCTGAACTTAAAATTGAGCCTCTAGAACTAGAAATTGCGGGATTTCCGGAATATGATCCCAAGACTAAGATATTATCTAACGCTTCTAAATTTACTGGTGCTGGTACTTGTATTCAAGAAACTCAACACTATTGGAATGGTAATGAACTAAAATTGATTAGTTCTGAGTTAATAAGTCAAGTTCCCAATGGTTGTGAAGAATCAGGAGCGCTCACGCCTTCAGATAATCAGCTAATCACTAATAAGAGTATAGGAACTGCTAAACTTGGTATGAGTTTAGGCGAACTCAAGGAACTTTTAGGTGAGGGTGCAACATTTGAACCAACGCCTTTGGGGGTCGATTTAGGGGAAGGAATTAAAGTCAGTCAGGATGGAAACGTGCAGTACCTACTAGGTTTCGCTGACCAAACAACGCCCATCACAAATAACTCTCAAATTACCATGATCAGGGTTGAGAACCCCAACTACAGAACAACGGCTGGGGTAGGCGTAGGTACTCCACTCAAACAAGCTGTTGCAGCCTACGGACAGGCGACTTTATCCTACAATTTGAATAATGAAGCACGAGAGTACATTAAATTTGCGCGGGGACTGGGTGCAGATGCAGGGGTATTGATTAGATCGAATCAGTGGACACTGACAGACTTTGCTGGGATCTATCCCGATAATCAAAGTGAATTTAACCAAACCCAAAAGTACCACGATCATGCAGCTATTGCTTCAATTACCATTAGGGAATCAAAACCCTAA
- a CDS encoding ABC transporter ATP-binding protein has translation MTVAIAFKSHQASKRRRHSVHPLQRLLDYGHEYRQQIWLAIVCSILNKLFDLAPPALIGIAVDVVVQQQDSIIAQFGVQDVFGQFLILSLLTVITWILESFFEYRYKLLWRNLAQKIQHNLRLDAYKHLQELELAYFEERSTGGLMSILSDDVNQLERFLDVGANDIIQVTTTVVIIGGAFFVLAPSIAWMAILPMPFILWGSVAFQKLLAPRYADVREKVGLLNGRLSNNLSGITTIKSFTAEEYEAGRLEIESLAYKQSNSKAIALSAAFIPLIRMLILISFTALLLFGGMEAVAGRMSVGAYSVLIFLIQRLLWPLTRLGDTFDLYQRAMASTNRVMNLLDTPFAIHPGNIALPVDAVRGEVEFHNVSFAYQDRLPVMENLSLRVPSGNTIAIVGSTGSGKSTLVKLLLRLYEVKSGKITVDGIALPDLNLRDLRRCIGLVSQDVFLFHGTVAENIAYGSFEATDSEIMKAATVAEAHEFIMQLPQGYETIVGERGQKLSGGQRQRIAIARAVLKNPPILILDEATSAVDNETEAAIQRSLDRITVDRTTIAIAHRLSTIRNADCIYVMEHGKLIESGTHEDLLDKDGVYAGLWRVQSGVR, from the coding sequence ATGACTGTGGCTATAGCATTTAAATCTCATCAGGCATCAAAAAGACGTAGGCATTCAGTACATCCTCTTCAGCGCTTGCTTGACTACGGACACGAGTATCGGCAACAAATTTGGCTGGCTATTGTTTGTTCTATCCTGAATAAACTTTTTGATTTAGCACCACCAGCACTAATTGGAATTGCGGTGGATGTTGTAGTTCAGCAGCAGGATTCTATCATTGCTCAGTTCGGTGTTCAAGATGTCTTTGGGCAATTTTTGATTCTGTCTCTACTCACCGTGATTACTTGGATTTTAGAATCATTTTTTGAATATCGCTATAAGTTATTGTGGCGTAACTTAGCACAGAAGATTCAGCATAATTTGCGTTTGGATGCATATAAACACCTGCAAGAGTTGGAATTGGCTTATTTTGAGGAACGCAGCACAGGGGGGTTAATGTCTATCCTCAGTGATGATGTGAACCAATTAGAGCGGTTTTTGGATGTGGGCGCAAATGACATCATTCAAGTCACCACAACTGTGGTAATTATTGGCGGGGCATTTTTTGTTTTGGCTCCTAGTATAGCGTGGATGGCAATTTTGCCGATGCCGTTTATTCTCTGGGGTTCGGTAGCTTTTCAGAAGTTGCTAGCACCACGTTACGCTGATGTCCGCGAAAAGGTAGGTTTACTCAATGGACGTTTGTCTAATAATCTGAGTGGGATTACTACGATTAAGAGTTTCACGGCTGAGGAGTATGAAGCCGGACGTTTAGAGATAGAAAGTCTAGCTTATAAACAAAGTAACTCGAAAGCGATCGCACTATCTGCGGCTTTTATTCCGTTGATTCGGATGTTGATTTTAATCAGTTTTACAGCTTTACTCCTGTTTGGGGGAATGGAAGCAGTGGCTGGGAGAATGTCTGTAGGCGCTTACAGTGTATTAATATTTTTAATTCAGCGTTTACTTTGGCCTTTAACTAGGTTAGGCGATACCTTTGATTTATATCAACGGGCGATGGCTTCTACTAATCGGGTGATGAATTTATTAGACACTCCTTTTGCAATTCATCCCGGAAACATCGCTTTACCTGTGGATGCTGTGCGGGGGGAAGTGGAGTTTCACAATGTCAGTTTTGCTTATCAAGATAGATTACCAGTGATGGAAAATCTGTCTTTGCGAGTTCCATCCGGAAATACAATTGCGATTGTGGGTTCTACGGGTTCTGGTAAAAGTACTTTAGTTAAACTTTTATTGCGGTTGTATGAGGTGAAATCTGGTAAAATTACCGTAGATGGAATTGCATTACCAGATTTAAATTTGCGGGATTTGCGGCGCTGTATTGGTTTGGTGAGTCAGGATGTGTTTTTGTTTCATGGTACGGTGGCTGAGAATATTGCTTATGGCAGCTTTGAGGCTACAGATTCAGAGATAATGAAAGCGGCTACGGTGGCTGAGGCGCATGAATTTATTATGCAACTGCCCCAAGGTTATGAGACAATTGTGGGGGAACGTGGTCAAAAGTTATCTGGTGGACAACGACAAAGAATTGCGATCGCTCGTGCAGTCTTAAAGAATCCGCCGATTTTAATTTTAGATGAAGCTACCTCAGCAGTGGATAATGAAACGGAAGCGGCTATTCAGCGATCGCTTGACCGGATTACAGTAGATAGAACTACAATTGCGATCGCTCATCGTCTTTCTACTATCCGTAATGCTGATTGCATTTATGTGATGGAACATGGGAAGTTGATTGAGTCGGGGACTCATGAGGATTTGTTGGATAAAGATGGGGTTTATGCAGGTCTCTGGCGTGTGCAAAGTGGGGTAAGATAG
- a CDS encoding YggT family protein, producing MNLLFNTLATFVQFYSYLLIARVLLTWFPTINWYNQPFAALGQITDPYLNLFRSIIPPLGGMDFSPILAFLALNLVGGLLGSLTAISIAQGF from the coding sequence ATGAATTTACTGTTTAACACTTTGGCTACCTTTGTTCAGTTCTACAGCTATTTGCTAATTGCGCGAGTTTTATTAACTTGGTTCCCCACAATCAATTGGTATAATCAGCCATTTGCAGCTTTGGGACAGATAACCGATCCTTACCTCAATCTTTTCCGCTCAATTATTCCCCCATTGGGTGGTATGGATTTCTCTCCTATTTTAGCCTTCTTGGCACTGAATTTAGTGGGTGGCTTACTCGGCAGCCTAACTGCCATTTCAATTGCACAGGGTTTTTAG
- the crtH gene encoding carotenoid isomerase → MSPSLNPVFDVIVIGSGIGGLVTATQLAAKGAQVLVLERYLIPGGSSGYFERQGYRFDVGASMIFGFGENGTTNLLTRALDAVNVSQETITDPVQIHYHLPNQLDLKVERLYEQFLQNLIANFPHEETGIRRFYDECWKVFNCLNSMDLLSLEEPRYLLRIFLQHPLACLDLVKYLPQNVGDVARRYIKDPELLKFIDIECYCWSVVNADMTPMINAGMVFSDRHYGGVNYPKGGVGKIAQKLVEGLEKAGGKIEYQARVTKIITEQGKAVGVQLANGKVYRSQRIVSNATRWDTFAKLLPVESIPRNEKKWQQNYQKSPSFLSLHIGVEAAVLPHGTECHHIILENWQQMTAPAGTLFVSIPTLLDPDLAPKGYHIIHAFTPHWIDDWQGLSPSEYEAKKETAAWQIIDRLEEIFPGLDTGLDYLEVGTPRSHQRFLGREDGTYGPIPRRKLRGLLSMPFNRTTIPGLYCVGDSTFPGQGLNAVAFSGFACAHRIAVDLGF, encoded by the coding sequence ATGTCTCCATCCCTGAATCCTGTATTTGATGTAATTGTGATTGGCTCTGGAATTGGCGGTTTGGTGACAGCAACCCAGTTAGCAGCCAAAGGCGCTCAGGTGCTAGTACTGGAACGTTATTTAATTCCAGGAGGTAGTTCCGGCTATTTTGAACGCCAGGGCTATCGATTTGACGTTGGAGCATCAATGATTTTTGGATTTGGCGAAAACGGGACGACAAACTTACTCACCCGCGCTCTGGACGCTGTAAACGTCAGCCAAGAAACAATTACTGATCCTGTACAGATTCACTATCACTTACCCAACCAATTAGACTTAAAAGTTGAGCGACTTTATGAGCAATTCTTGCAAAATCTTATTGCTAATTTCCCTCATGAAGAAACAGGTATTCGTCGCTTTTATGACGAGTGCTGGAAGGTGTTTAATTGCCTCAACAGCATGGATTTACTGTCCTTAGAAGAACCACGGTATTTACTGCGGATATTCTTACAGCATCCTTTAGCCTGTCTTGATTTAGTCAAATACCTCCCCCAAAATGTTGGGGATGTGGCGCGACGCTATATTAAAGACCCGGAATTATTGAAATTTATTGACATAGAATGTTATTGCTGGTCGGTAGTAAACGCCGACATGACACCCATGATTAATGCCGGGATGGTCTTTTCCGATAGGCATTATGGCGGAGTTAACTATCCCAAAGGCGGGGTAGGAAAAATTGCCCAAAAATTGGTAGAAGGTTTAGAAAAAGCTGGAGGTAAGATTGAGTACCAAGCCAGAGTGACAAAAATCATCACAGAACAGGGAAAAGCCGTCGGTGTGCAGTTAGCTAATGGTAAAGTTTATCGTAGTCAACGGATAGTTTCTAATGCTACTCGTTGGGATACTTTTGCAAAATTACTACCTGTAGAGTCTATACCACGTAATGAGAAAAAGTGGCAACAAAATTATCAAAAATCCCCAAGTTTTCTGAGCTTGCATATAGGAGTCGAAGCAGCAGTATTGCCTCATGGGACAGAGTGCCATCATATAATTCTGGAAAATTGGCAGCAAATGACCGCCCCAGCAGGGACACTTTTCGTTTCCATTCCCACATTGCTTGACCCAGATTTAGCACCAAAGGGATATCATATCATTCATGCCTTTACACCCCACTGGATTGATGATTGGCAAGGACTTTCTCCCAGCGAGTACGAGGCGAAGAAAGAAACCGCAGCTTGGCAAATTATCGACCGATTAGAGGAGATTTTTCCGGGTTTAGATACTGGTTTAGATTATTTGGAAGTAGGAACACCCCGCAGCCATCAACGCTTTTTAGGGCGCGAGGATGGTACTTATGGACCAATTCCTCGGCGAAAGTTACGGGGCTTATTAAGTATGCCATTTAATCGTACAACCATTCCTGGACTTTATTGTGTGGGAGACAGCACTTTTCCCGGTCAGGGGTTAAACGCCGTCGCGTTTTCCGGTTTTGCTTGCGCCCATCGCATAGCTGTAGATTTAGGGTTTTGA
- a CDS encoding shikimate dehydrogenase translates to MTKLLITGKTQLLGVIGHPVEHSLSPVMHNAALAQLGLDYIYLPFPIKPENLEVAIAGLAAINVVGFSVTIPHKQAIMPLLSEISPTAQAIGAVNTVSRQNNQWVGTNTDIEGFIAPLQTTYQQDWSQKIAVILGHGGAARAVVAGCQQLGFAQIHVVGRNMQKLTAFGNSWGSSPLAEKLQVHIWDDLAKLIPQANLLVNTTPVGMYPLVNESPVSLADMQKLSSGAIAYDLIYTPNPTQFLQQAQKHGAIVIDGLEMLVQQGVAALKIWLQQETLPVDVMRQALRNHLGLEK, encoded by the coding sequence ATGACTAAACTATTAATTACCGGCAAAACTCAACTTTTGGGCGTAATTGGGCATCCAGTGGAACATTCGTTATCGCCAGTGATGCATAATGCGGCTTTGGCTCAATTAGGATTAGATTATATTTATCTACCTTTTCCCATTAAACCAGAAAATTTAGAGGTAGCGATCGCAGGTTTGGCGGCTATAAATGTTGTGGGTTTTAGCGTGACAATTCCTCACAAACAGGCAATTATGCCGTTGTTATCCGAAATTTCCCCCACTGCACAAGCTATAGGTGCAGTCAATACCGTTAGCCGCCAAAATAATCAATGGGTGGGGACTAACACAGATATAGAAGGTTTTATTGCTCCCTTACAGACAACTTATCAGCAAGACTGGAGTCAAAAAATAGCGGTAATTTTAGGACATGGTGGCGCTGCTAGGGCTGTTGTCGCAGGTTGTCAGCAGCTAGGGTTTGCCCAAATTCATGTTGTGGGGCGCAATATGCAGAAATTAACAGCATTCGGTAATAGTTGGGGAAGTTCACCCCTAGCTGAAAAGTTACAAGTTCATATATGGGATGATTTAGCAAAACTTATTCCCCAAGCCAATTTGTTAGTCAATACTACCCCTGTAGGTATGTATCCCCTGGTGAATGAGTCACCTGTGAGTTTAGCAGATATGCAGAAATTATCTTCAGGTGCGATCGCCTACGATTTAATATATACTCCTAACCCTACACAATTTCTGCAACAAGCCCAAAAACACGGAGCAATTGTTATTGATGGCTTAGAAATGTTAGTTCAACAAGGAGTAGCAGCTTTAAAAATTTGGTTGCAACAAGAAACTTTACCTGTAGATGTGATGCGCCAAGCATTGCGAAATCATCTCGGACTGGAAAAATAG
- a CDS encoding alpha/beta fold hydrolase, which yields MQVTTASATTPIPGQYWQWRGNNIYYVHAGEKQPQRPPLLLVHGFGASTDHWRKNITGLCQDFEVFAIDLLGFGRSAKPKLQYGGDVWRDQLSDFISEVIGQKAVLAGNSLGGYACLCVAAQCPDAAAGLVLLNSAGPFSQNQSTSEPEALQAQIQAPKQPSALQKLLGDSVKWIFKQPLSQFLLFQYVKQRWVIRQTLEKVYLDKSAITEQLIAEIARPADDPGALDVFVSVFSTPQGEKVDVLLKQLTCSVLLLWGEADPWMNARDRSQKFRQYYPELTEHFLTAGHCPHDEVPEQVNPLLRDWVLSIAQ from the coding sequence ATGCAAGTAACCACAGCTTCCGCCACAACTCCAATTCCTGGTCAATATTGGCAGTGGCGAGGTAACAATATCTATTACGTCCATGCGGGAGAAAAACAACCTCAACGTCCACCCCTGCTGTTAGTGCATGGTTTTGGCGCATCCACAGACCACTGGCGCAAGAATATCACAGGACTGTGCCAAGATTTTGAAGTCTTCGCCATCGACCTTTTAGGATTTGGTCGTTCAGCAAAACCGAAGTTGCAATATGGCGGTGATGTGTGGCGTGACCAACTGTCTGATTTTATCAGTGAAGTTATTGGTCAAAAAGCCGTCTTAGCAGGTAACTCCCTCGGTGGGTATGCTTGTTTGTGTGTAGCTGCACAATGTCCCGATGCTGCGGCTGGTTTAGTCTTACTCAATAGTGCTGGTCCCTTTAGCCAAAACCAATCAACCTCTGAACCAGAAGCGTTACAAGCACAAATTCAAGCCCCCAAACAACCCTCTGCTTTACAAAAACTCTTAGGTGATTCTGTCAAGTGGATATTTAAACAACCTTTGAGCCAGTTTCTGTTATTTCAATATGTGAAACAACGTTGGGTAATTCGCCAAACCCTCGAAAAAGTTTATCTTGACAAAAGTGCCATTACAGAACAATTAATAGCAGAAATTGCTCGTCCTGCTGATGATCCTGGGGCTTTGGATGTATTTGTTTCAGTTTTTAGCACTCCCCAAGGGGAAAAAGTTGATGTGCTGTTAAAACAATTAACTTGTTCTGTGTTGCTGTTGTGGGGAGAAGCGGATCCTTGGATGAATGCAAGAGACCGTTCCCAAAAGTTTCGTCAATACTATCCTGAACTAACAGAACATTTCCTCACTGCGGGTCATTGTCCTCATGACGAAGTACCAGAACAGGTAAACCCACTTTTACGCGATTGGGTATTATCCATTGCTCAATGA
- a CDS encoding four helix bundle protein, with product MEKEPIKSHEDLEVYKMAFDVAMKIFELSKKFPVEEKYSLIDQIRRSSRSVCANLAEAWRKRRYEAAFVAKLSDSESEAAETQTWLKFAVKCNYLDVETGRELYGAYNRILSILVTIINNPTPWLLKR from the coding sequence ATGGAAAAAGAACCAATTAAAAGTCATGAAGACTTGGAAGTTTACAAAATGGCATTTGATGTTGCCATGAAAATTTTTGAATTATCAAAGAAGTTTCCTGTAGAAGAGAAGTATTCATTGATAGATCAAATTCGTCGTTCATCTCGTTCTGTTTGTGCAAATCTTGCAGAAGCATGGAGAAAGCGTCGTTATGAAGCAGCTTTTGTAGCTAAACTAAGTGATTCTGAGTCCGAGGCAGCAGAAACGCAAACTTGGCTTAAGTTCGCGGTTAAATGTAATTATTTAGACGTGGAAACAGGTAGAGAACTTTATGGAGCCTACAATCGCATTTTAAGCATTCTAGTAACTATTATCAACAACCCAACACCTTGGCTGTTAAAACGCTAA
- a CDS encoding universal stress protein, translating to MFNKILVALNTNAIGQQIFEHALTLATASNAELLLLHVISPSDDGYLDASTMETYSVYDNVNYYVNQWESLKQEGIEFLTLLNNQAIAKGIASDSTQKIGEPSRTICEVARSSQADLIVLGRRGLSGMSEFFLGSVSNYVLHHAPCSVLTVQGVT from the coding sequence ATGTTTAACAAAATTTTAGTCGCACTGAATACCAATGCAATTGGTCAACAAATTTTTGAACACGCCCTAACTTTAGCAACAGCCAGCAATGCCGAATTGTTGTTGTTACACGTCATCTCACCTTCTGATGATGGTTATCTCGATGCTTCCACAATGGAAACATACAGTGTTTATGACAATGTGAACTATTATGTAAATCAATGGGAAAGTTTAAAACAAGAAGGAATTGAATTTTTAACACTGCTCAATAATCAAGCGATCGCCAAGGGGATAGCATCTGATTCTACCCAAAAAATAGGTGAACCAAGCCGCACTATTTGTGAAGTAGCCCGTAGTTCTCAGGCTGATTTAATTGTTTTAGGCCGTCGGGGACTCAGTGGTATGAGTGAATTTTTCTTAGGTAGTGTCAGCAATTATGTATTACACCATGCACCCTGTTCTGTATTGACAGTCCAAGGTGTCACTTAA
- the upp gene encoding uracil phosphoribosyltransferase, which translates to MTLQLRVYVPPHPLIKHWLAVARDSGTPSVLFRSAITELGRWLTYEAAREWLPTLETMVQSPLDSCPATLINPEVPVAVVPILRAGLGLLEGAQSLLPLASIYHLGLVRNEETLEPACYLNKLPEKFDPQTRVLITDPMLATGGSIMLAMAELTQRGVDPALTRIVCVVAAPPALQKLSAAYPGLNVYTATIDEVVNDKGYIVPGLGDAGDRIFGT; encoded by the coding sequence ATGACGCTACAACTGCGTGTTTATGTTCCACCTCATCCTCTAATCAAGCACTGGCTGGCAGTTGCCCGTGATTCTGGCACACCTTCAGTATTATTTCGTAGCGCTATAACTGAGTTGGGAAGATGGCTGACTTACGAAGCGGCGAGAGAGTGGTTGCCGACTCTGGAAACAATGGTGCAGAGTCCGTTAGATTCGTGTCCAGCTACTTTGATTAACCCAGAAGTACCTGTGGCGGTGGTTCCGATTCTCCGGGCGGGGCTAGGTTTATTGGAAGGGGCGCAATCTTTGTTGCCTTTGGCTTCAATTTACCATTTGGGCTTAGTCCGCAATGAAGAAACTCTCGAACCTGCTTGTTATTTGAATAAGTTACCGGAAAAATTTGACCCCCAAACGAGAGTTTTAATTACTGATCCGATGTTAGCAACGGGTGGGTCAATTATGTTGGCGATGGCAGAATTAACACAACGGGGTGTTGACCCGGCTTTGACACGAATCGTTTGTGTAGTGGCTGCACCACCAGCTTTGCAAAAACTGAGTGCTGCATATCCTGGTTTAAATGTTTACACGGCGACTATTGATGAAGTAGTCAATGACAAGGGATATATTGTACCGGGTTTAGGAGATGCAGGCGATCGCATCTTTGGCACTTAA
- a CDS encoding beta-carboxysome assembly chaperone CcmS produces MMFGSSQPETGNSKWRGQLDRFVKENQRDLAALFWGLWLENGNSQGTVGIDLQPTPHFIYCPQGAIEDLNNKVDNRLQEILGIVDHHKPEMEVVMIGIGKGELKLIQFAPEPLPPVCFEEVGKDINELLDLLEGRMSQMEFF; encoded by the coding sequence ATGATGTTTGGAAGTAGTCAACCGGAGACAGGGAATAGCAAGTGGCGTGGTCAGTTGGATAGGTTTGTCAAGGAAAATCAGCGCGATTTGGCGGCGCTTTTTTGGGGGTTGTGGTTGGAAAATGGCAATAGTCAGGGTACTGTGGGAATTGATTTGCAGCCAACCCCACATTTTATTTATTGTCCTCAAGGGGCGATAGAAGATTTAAATAATAAGGTTGATAATCGGCTTCAGGAAATTTTGGGTATTGTTGATCATCATAAGCCGGAAATGGAAGTGGTGATGATTGGGATTGGTAAGGGTGAATTGAAGTTGATTCAGTTTGCGCCTGAACCTCTTCCTCCGGTTTGTTTTGAGGAGGTGGGGAAGGATATCAATGAATTATTGGATTTGTTGGAGGGGAGGATGAGTCAGATGGAGTTTTTTTAA
- a CDS encoding DUF2887 domain-containing protein, translating into KLFYRIFLTQPGILAELIPGIPPDCEFEYCAPVIKEQEFRHDGVLTPIGEDINLPIVFLEAQMQPDKGFYGRYFAEVYLYLKQYNISGSWRGLIILKSRSHELGSEIPYGDLEQKVQRLYLEDLLLETDLSPNLGILQLIVLPQNRVGEAAQKLLQNVENKTQFTQRLDLIEAILVSKFPQISPEEILKMLDLKTADITQTRFYRDVFQLGAKEGKAEGRQEGEAQLIIRLLNRRCGVLSPNQEAQIRSLDLNQLESLGEALLDFTTIADLEAWLNGTHQEK; encoded by the coding sequence AAGCTATTTTACCGTATATTCCTAACTCAACCAGGTATCCTTGCCGAACTGATACCGGGAATTCCCCCAGACTGTGAGTTTGAATACTGCGCCCCTGTGATTAAAGAACAGGAATTTCGCCACGATGGGGTATTAACTCCCATAGGGGAAGACATCAACCTACCCATAGTATTTCTGGAAGCCCAAATGCAACCAGATAAAGGTTTTTATGGGCGCTATTTTGCAGAAGTTTACTTATATCTGAAACAATACAACATCAGCGGATCATGGCGGGGACTAATCATCCTCAAATCCCGCAGTCATGAACTGGGGTCAGAAATACCTTATGGAGATTTAGAGCAAAAAGTACAGAGACTTTACCTGGAAGACTTGCTATTAGAGACAGACCTAAGTCCTAACCTGGGAATATTACAGTTAATTGTTCTCCCTCAAAACCGGGTAGGTGAAGCAGCCCAAAAACTACTGCAAAACGTAGAGAACAAAACACAATTCACACAAAGACTAGACCTGATCGAGGCTATACTAGTAAGCAAATTCCCCCAAATCAGTCCAGAGGAAATATTGAAGATGTTAGACCTGAAAACAGCAGATATTACCCAGACAAGATTCTATCGGGATGTGTTTCAACTAGGAGCTAAGGAGGGTAAAGCCGAAGGTAGACAGGAGGGTGAAGCCCAGCTAATTATCCGTCTGTTGAACCGTCGCTGTGGGGTATTGTCCCCCAACCAAGAAGCTCAAATCCGTTCCTTAGACCTGAATCAACTGGAGTCCCTAGGGGAAGCCCTCCTAGACTTTACTACCATTGCTGACCTAGAAGCCTGGTTAAATGGTACACATCAGGAAAAATAG